Proteins encoded within one genomic window of Triticum aestivum cultivar Chinese Spring chromosome 2D, IWGSC CS RefSeq v2.1, whole genome shotgun sequence:
- the LOC123055834 gene encoding DNA mismatch repair protein MSH3-like has protein sequence NPSGGDGGGGRGYTPLEQQVVDLKARHPDVLLMVEVGYRFRFFGEDAAVAASVLGIVAHPDRSFLTASVPTFRLGFHVRRLVDAGHKVGVVRQTETAAIKAAAAARGGGGAAPFARELSAVYTRATIEAGAGEMEGGGAPEEGSRYLVCVVDKEVDAVGREGFEVKVGVVAIEVSTGEVVHGELMDGAARSGLEAVLLGLAPVEVILGTPLSFSTEKLMRAYAGPASNVRVECTSRNCFSEGGALAELMSLFEKSEVNSPTIENDKQMMEINEEDNNLRGMEGVMAMPELVAQAMALSVHYLKGFGMERLICFGSSFRPFTANTEMSLSANALQQLEVLKNNSDGSIEGSLFQTMNNTCTAFGSRLFRHWLTHPLCDRNLICARHDAISEISESMGSRQDSVSIRQDEGDGCCAASARSDLSTILSSVLTMLGRSLDSQRGITRIFHCKATAKEFVGVIQAILTAGKELRKLVLEDTDNVSSQHRTVHSSLLRRLISTASSSAVLANAVKLLSCLDKDAADQGDMINLFISSVDQFPEVAEGHVTVQMAKQKLDLLIVEYRKQLGMRSLEYKTVSGTAYLIELPVDRRVPSNWMKVNSTKKTIRYHTPEVLKNLDNLLLAKEELAVICRKTWHKFLMDFGKYYAQFQASVESLAALDCLYSLATLAKQNNYVQPNFVPENEASQIHIKDGRHPVLESLLGDNFVPNDTDLHADGQYCQIVTGPNMGGKSCYIRQVALITIMAQVGSFVPASSAILHVVDGIYTRMGASDSIQQGTSTFYEEMNEASNILQNCSSRSLVIIDELGRGTSTHDGVAIAYATLHYLLKNKKCIVIFVTHYPKILDIQSEFEGSVGAYHVSYLSTRKLLQISDEKMGISTETEDLGEITFLYKLVAGASDRSFGLNVALLAQLPLRCIKRASVMAAKLQEEMSKRDENKLLRLMDEPSRDGPWESSPEVGLLCAEPHQGLMEACRRILRDMRSAQSNNDVTNTLSCLKSAQEIASKMIKG, from the exons AACCctagcggcggcgatggcggcggcggcaggggctaCACCCCGCTGGAGCAGCAGGTCGTGGACCTCAAGGCCCGCCACCCGGACGTCCTCCTCATGGTCGAGGTGGGCTACCGCTTCCGCTTCTTCGGCgaggacgccgccgtcgccgcctccgtcCTCGGCATCGTCGCCCACCCCGACCGCAGCTTCCTCACCGCCAGCGTCCCCACGTTCCGCCTGGGCTTCCACGTCCGCCGCCTCGTCGACGCGGGCCACAAGGTCGGCGTCGTCCGCCAGACCGAGACCGCGGCGatcaaggcggcggcggccgcgcgcggcgggggcggcgcggctCCCTTCGCGCGCGAGCTGTCGGCGGTGTACACGCGCGCCACCATCGAGGCCGGGGCTGGGGAAATGGAGGGCGGCGGCGCGCCGGAAGAGGGGAGCAGGTACCTCGTCTGCGTGGTGGACAAGGAGGTGGATGCCGTGGGGAGGGAGGGGTTCGAGGTGAAGGTTGGGGTGGTGGCCATCGAGGTGTCCACCGGCGAGGTCGTGCACGGGGAGCTCATGGACGGCGCAGCCAGGAGCGGGCTTGAGGCCGTGCTGCTTGGCCTGGCGCCCGTTGAGGTCATACTCGGCACCCCTCTCTCGTTCTCTACTGAAAAG CTGATGAGGGCATATGCGGGACCTGCCTCTAATGTCCGGGTTGAGTGCACTTCGCGTAATTGTTTCAGCGAGGGCGGCGCTTTAGCAGAACTGATGTCTTTGTTTGAGAAATCGGAGGTCAATTCACCAACCATTGAAAACGATAAACAGATGATGGAAATAAATGAAGAGGACAACAATCTTCGTGGGATGGAG GGTGTCATGGCTATGCCAGAGCTAGTTGCCCAAGCAATGGCATTGAGCGTTCACTATTTGAAGGGTTTTGGTATGGAGAGGTTAATCTGCTTTGGTTCTTCATTCCGGCCATTTACTGCTAATACTGAAATGTCTCTATCAGCAAACGCTCTTCAGCAGCTCGAG GTATTAAAGAACAACTCAGATGGTTCAATAGAAGGGTCCCTGTTCCAAACTATGAACAACACATGTACAGCTTTTGGATCTAGGCTGTTTAGACACTGG TTGACTCACCCCTTATGTGATAGAAATCTAATATGTGCTCGTCACGATGCAATCTCTGAGATCTCTGAATCGATGGGATCACGGCAAGATTCAGTTAGCATTCGACAGGATGAAGGGGATGGGTGCTGCGCAGCTTCTGCGCGAAGTGATCTCAGCACCATTCTTTCATCTGTTTTAACAATGCTGGGAAGATCACTTGATTCTCAAAGAGGAATTACAAGAATTTTTCACTGCAAAGCCACAGCTAAAGAG TTTGTTGGGGTCATCCAGGCTATCTTGACGGCTGGAAAGGAACTGCGGAAGCTTGTTCTCGAGGATACTGACAACGTGTCTTCTCAGCATAGAACTGTCCACTCTTCTTTGTTGAGAAGGCTCATAAGTACAGCTTCATCATCTGCTGTACTTGCCAATGCTGTGAAACTTCTGTCGTGTCTTGACAAAGATGCTGCTGATCAAGGAGATATGATAAACTTATTCATTTCATCTGTTGACCAGTTCCCCGAG GTTGCAGAGGGTCATGTGACTGTTCAAATGGCCAAACAAAAACTGGATTTATTAATTGTTGAATATCGGAAGCAGCTTGGCATGCGCAGCTTGGAGTACAAAACCGTATCTGGAACAGCTTACCTGATCGAA CTACCAGTAGATAGAAGGGTGCCTTCAAATTGGATGAAAGTAAATAGCACCAAAAAAACTATTAGATACCACACTCCTGAAGTATTGAAGAACTTGGACAACTTATTACTGGCTAAAGAAGAACTAGCAGTTATCTGCAGGAAAACATGGCACAAATTCCTTATGGATTTCGGCAAATATTATGCGCAGTTTCAAGCATCTGTCGAATCTCTTGCAGCTCTTGACTGCTTATACTCTCTTGCCACTCTTGCAAAACAAAAT AATTATGTACAACCTAATTTTGTTCCTGAAAATGAAGCAAGTCAGATCCACATCAAAGATGGCCGCCATCCG GTTCTGGAGTCTCTACTTGGAGACAATTTCGTTCCAAATGACACAGACCTTCATGCAGATGGGCAGTACTGCCAGATTGTTACAGGACCAAACATGGGAGGAAAAAGTTGCTATATTCGCCAAGTTGCACTAATTACCATTATGGCCCAG GTTGGTTCCTTTGTACCAGCTTCATCAGCAATACTTCATGTTGTTGATGGAATTTATACTCGGATGGGTGCATCTGACAGTATTCAACAAGGAACAAGTACCTTTTATGAAGAGATGAATGAAGCTTCCAACATATTACAGAACTGCTCATCTCGATCCCTAGTTATCATTGATGAGCTTGGCCGTGGAACAAGCACACACGATGGTGTTGCTATAGCCTATGCTACATTACACTATCTCCTGAAAAACAAGAAATGTATTGTCATTTTTGTAACTCACTATCCAAAGATTCTTGATATCCAGAGTGAATTTGAAGGTTCTGTTGGGGCATACCATGTTTCATATCTGTCGACAAGGAAGCTGTTGCAAATCAGTGATGAAAAGATGGGTATTAGCACAGAAACAGAGGATCTTGGAGAAATTACTTTCTTGTATAAACTTGTTGCTGGAGCTTCAGACAGAAGCTTTGGTCTTAATGTCGCACTGCTTGCGCAG CTCCCGTTGAGATGTATTAAGCGGGCATCGGTCATGGCAGCCAAACTGCAAGAAGAGATGAGTAAGCGCGATGAAAACAAGCTGCTGAGGTTAATGGACGAACCATCCAGGGATGGACCATGGGAAAGCTCTCCAGAAGTTGGTTTGCTTTGTGCAGAGCCTCACCAGGGGTTGATGGAAGCATGCCGCAGGATACTGCGTGACATGAGATCTGCTCAAAGCAATAACGACGTAACAAATACACTTTCTTGTTTGAAGAGTGCACAGGAGATTGCATCGAAGATGATTAAAGGGTAG